One window of the Nocardia huaxiensis genome contains the following:
- a CDS encoding O-succinylhomoserine sulfhydrylase: MITGGSFDRPLPEGVGPATLGVRGGIRRSGFEETSEALFLNSGFVYESAEAAEASFTGDIEHFVYSRYGNPTVAMFEERLRLIDGAEAAFATASGMSAVFTALGALLGAGDRLVAARSLFGSCFVVANEILPRWGVETVFVDGEDLDQWEQALSVPTQAVFFETPSNPMQSLVDVRKVTELAHAAGAKVVLDNVFATPLLQRGFDLGADVLVYSGTKHIDGQGRVLGGAILGPQDYIDGPVKNLMRHTGPALSPFNAWTLLKGLETMPLRVRQSNASALRIAEFLEQHPAVAWVKYPFLKSHPQYDLAQSQMSGGGTVVTFELKAPEGEAKKRAFEVLNGLRIIDISNNLGDAKTLITHPATTTHRAMGPEGRAAVGITDGVVRISIGLEDIEDLLGDLDRALS, from the coding sequence GTGATCACTGGTGGTTCGTTCGACCGGCCGCTGCCCGAGGGCGTCGGCCCGGCCACGCTCGGCGTGCGCGGCGGCATCCGGCGCTCCGGTTTCGAGGAGACCTCCGAGGCGCTGTTCCTGAACTCCGGTTTCGTCTACGAGAGCGCCGAGGCCGCGGAAGCGTCCTTCACCGGCGACATCGAGCATTTCGTCTACTCCCGCTACGGCAATCCCACGGTCGCCATGTTCGAGGAGCGCCTGCGCCTGATCGACGGCGCGGAAGCGGCTTTCGCCACGGCCTCGGGCATGTCCGCGGTGTTCACCGCCCTGGGCGCGCTGCTCGGCGCGGGTGACCGCCTGGTCGCCGCTCGCAGCCTGTTCGGCTCCTGTTTCGTGGTCGCGAACGAGATCCTGCCGCGCTGGGGTGTCGAGACGGTCTTCGTCGACGGCGAGGACCTGGACCAGTGGGAGCAGGCCCTGTCCGTCCCCACCCAGGCCGTCTTCTTCGAAACCCCGTCCAACCCGATGCAGTCCCTCGTGGACGTGCGCAAGGTCACCGAGCTGGCCCACGCCGCCGGCGCGAAGGTGGTGCTGGACAACGTCTTCGCCACCCCGCTGCTGCAGCGCGGCTTCGACTTGGGCGCGGACGTCCTGGTCTACTCCGGCACCAAGCACATCGACGGCCAGGGCCGCGTCCTCGGCGGCGCCATCCTCGGCCCCCAGGACTACATCGACGGCCCCGTCAAAAACCTTATGCGCCACACGGGCCCGGCCCTGAGCCCCTTCAATGCCTGGACGTTGCTGAAGGGCCTGGAGACGATGCCCCTGCGCGTCCGCCAGTCCAACGCCTCGGCCCTGCGCATCGCCGAGTTCCTGGAACAGCACCCCGCCGTGGCCTGGGTGAAGTACCCGTTCCTGAAGTCGCACCCCCAGTACGACCTCGCCCAGTCCCAAATGTCCGGCGGCGGAACGGTAGTCACCTTCGAACTCAAGGCCCCCGAAGGCGAAGCCAAGAAGCGCGCCTTCGAGGTCCTCAACGGCCTCCGCATCATCGACATCTCCAACAACCTCGGTGACGCCAAGACCCTCATCACCCACCCGGCCACCACCACCCACCGCGCCATGGGCCCGGAAGGCCGTGCGGCAGTGGGCATCACCGACGGCGTAGTCCGCATCTCCATCGGCCTCGAAGACATCGAGGACCTGCTCGGCGACTTGGACCGCGCACTGAGCTGA
- a CDS encoding rhodanese-like domain-containing protein, translated as MSYAGDITPKQAWELLRDNPDAVLVDVRTEAEWRFVGVPDTSGIGRPTALIEWVDFTGGPNSRFVDQLRNVLADRDSASEAPVIFICRSGQRSIGAATAATAAGFAPSFNVVEGFEGALDAQGHRGQTGWRADGLPWRQS; from the coding sequence GTGAGCTACGCGGGTGACATCACGCCGAAGCAGGCGTGGGAACTGTTGCGCGACAATCCGGATGCGGTGCTGGTCGATGTGCGCACCGAGGCCGAATGGCGGTTCGTCGGGGTGCCCGACACCAGCGGCATCGGCCGCCCGACCGCGCTGATCGAATGGGTGGACTTCACCGGCGGCCCGAACTCGCGGTTCGTGGACCAGCTGAGGAACGTCCTCGCCGACCGTGATTCGGCGTCGGAGGCCCCGGTCATCTTCATCTGCCGTTCGGGTCAGCGGTCCATCGGCGCGGCCACCGCCGCCACTGCGGCCGGTTTCGCTCCGTCCTTCAATGTCGTCGAAGGTTTCGAAGGCGCGCTCGACGCGCAGGGTCATCGCGGCCAGACCGGCTGGCGCGCGGACGGACTTCCGTGGAGGCAGTCGTGA